The following DNA comes from Cyprinus carpio isolate SPL01 chromosome A4, ASM1834038v1, whole genome shotgun sequence.
ACCAATCCCTGTGAAATGGAAAAATAAGTGGGCTAATAGGAGgttcttcttttattatttattttataatgcttgGCTCCCTgaagaaaaataagtatttattcttaaGAAAATAAGTGACAGAATaagggatgatccaaatatttgtaagtgacaataatataggcctatatctgcctgcagttaaaaagttatcatatttgttttgaatcaCCCATTTTTATAGGCTTCAATTattctaaaagtaaaaataaataatgtcataaaaaaactactaaatCGGCCAGAGTTAAATTTTAACTCATTAGAGAATTGGTGTAGTAGAGTTTAAGGGAGTGAAAATACAAGGTACTTACTAATGACATGGATTTGTAAAAGGCATGGCAATTGAAGGTCTACTGAGACGTTATTtcaatcaagatttttttttttaaaagacacaaTGGGGCACTTAAATTTATTTCAACCAATATTGCTCAACCATATAGcctgagaataaataaaatgcatacttttcaattaaagaacactgagagtgtaggttgcttctggtgtttggatttgtacttcaatataatgagctccaagtttaagaataggccacactaggaattttttttattatttatttccatactttttatttgtgttttgtctgttAACGTTGCCCCTAAGAACCAATAATTGGAGGGTCTGCTCTGCCGGAAATATCGCGAAAAAAAATTGTGGCCATTTTAGTGTATGCaccctttattttttatcagaaaaattgtgaaaaatttttttttcctcaaatccTCAGTGGGTTTGGTAGGCTGTCAATAAATGCATTCCAGAGACACAGAACACATGTGCTGACAACATCCACTGAAAAAATAActcttaaaacacatttctacATGATTttgcatcaatttaatgcaaaataattaggcgttttctcacttttttccaaTATTTTCACCTTTACTTCATTGGCAATCAACTATTCCCCCAAGTTATGACATCAGTCAATATGTCATTCTTTTCACCAAACAGTATACTCATTCCAcagaaaaaatcataaaaatccaacCAAAATCAATGGATCTGTGATGATTTCACTAATAGTTCATCAGCAGGCTCAGAACCTCAATAGAATTGAATGCTACTCTCAAAATTCCAAAAGACATGCTGGATATTTAACATCATGGCACacttacgcacacacacatgatcTAAGTAATTTGAATGAGTTTGTTTGGAACAACCAACCAACGGTAACCAACGGTTACCAACTGACTTCGAAGCTGCTCATCGTTGTCTGTGGTAAGTGACAGTGACTTTAGTGAATACCGGTAGGTCTGCCCCAGCGTTTTGGGAAAAGAATGGTAATATGGATAATTGTAATGATAATTAACTGAAAGGACCACACTAGTTTTCAAACAAGTATATTTCTGATGATTCCTCATCCCAGATGTATCCCTGTAGCAGCAGCATTCATTCTCTACTAGTTTACTCAGCTAGCTTTAACCGTTTTAGCTAATTTCTGTGGTTCCTTTAAACGGCCATAACTCCTCACAGGAATGGGGTAgagacttacttttttttttaaatgctcagaacagtgttaatttcattgacactataatttgtcattattttcatcAACGACATTTTTTGTCGTTGACATAGACGAAAGTGTCAAATTTTCCTTATAGTTGTCATCATTTAAAGctggtttttatttagttatcGTCTGGTTTTCGTCTGTGAAAATTTTTTATGTCACTGCAGTTAAATCTGTGTCTGTACTGCAtgttcaaactttaaaaattattcatattaagaGGTTAATTAATAGATGTTTTCTCCGGGAGTATATAATACGTTTGGAGTGAGGAATCATTAGAAATACACTTATAGGAAAGCTGGTGTGGTCCTTGAAGTGTTTTTCATGTCAGACAGAAAGTAGGCCATTTAAGGATAACTAAAGGCTGCACTAAACATTGTTAATACCGAACAATACAAATGTTCTGTAAGATGTAAAACACACTATATattatgcatagttttttttgtatatagtactgtacagtacatataGAGTGAGTGATTTGTCAAAAGCTAGTTAACTTGTAGTGTCAAACATCTAGATTTCTTTCACCTGAATGCACAATATTTCCCATTTGCAGATTTGGTTCTGATCTTATTGGGTTTGCTGTGGAGGAAAAGTTAGCGAGAAGAGAAGGCAGCAGAGGATTGGAAAGGACAGTAAAGAGGAGTGGAGTGGAGAGGAGAGTGGAGGATTGAACAGAAGATAGGAATGAGGAGAAAAGAGTGAAGAGGACAGGGGTGGACTGAACAAGAGAGAAGAATAGTGGAGGAAAAATGAGGAGTTAATTGACCAGGAAAGAAGAGTGAAGTGGAGAGGAGAGGTATGGAGAGGAGTTGATTGAATCGGAGAGAAGAAGAGGGAAGAGGAGAATAGTGGAGAGGAGTAGAAGAGGAGAAGAGTGGAGAGGataggagaggagagaagagtgGAGAGAGGCGGAGTGGATTGGAGAGGAGAATAGAGAGTGAAGAGTACAGGAGTGGATTGAACAAGAGTGGAGAGGAGTGGATTAAATAGGAGAGAATAGGAGTAGAGAGGGGAGAAGAGTGAAAAGGAGAGGATTAAACAAAAGAGAAGCGTGGAGGAgaaaggagaggaggagaggggagAGGAGTGACGAGGAGATAACAGGAGAGGAGTGATGTGAATTGGAGACGAATAAAGGATGGAGCCTGAGTTCTCAACCAAGCAGCTGGAGAGAAAGCTGCTCAGTACCAACTATACTGCTTGCATAATATGTCAGAAAACAGACAGTGACGCTGGTCCTCTTCAGAAACTGACAAATCACGGCTACCCTTCCCTCCTATATGCTGTAACCAACAGAAAGGATGATGTCTCATACAGACTTGACAATCAGCTGAAAGCTCAATGTGACTTTCTGGGGAGGAATCCTTTGTGGCACACACAATGTCGTGCGAAGTACACAAATCGTAAAACTGTTGACCAGAAGAGGAAAAAAGTTGAAAAGCCAGAAGGCACTTCATTTGAAGCAGAACTTAATCCTGAGCCAGACAACAGCAGGCCTTATAAAAAAACAAGGATGTCAATGCCACAGCCCATCAAAAACAAGGAAAAGTGCTTCATTTGTGGAAGAGCACGCACGACCAGGGGGAATAGATCCCTCATTTTGATCGCCACTTATGACAGACAGAATGCAGTATgggaaaaagcaaacaaacttgAAGATGAAGAGATACTACACAAGATTCGTGGTCCTGATGGAAACAGGTGTACTGATATGATTGCTGAAGACTTCCGATACCACAAGGAATGCATGACCAACTACCTGACAAAGCGTCTTCGTTCACAGGAAAAGACTACTACTGCCACCACTCCATATGATGCTGCACTCAACCAACTCATATCTTGGATAGATGAGCCCCTTTTCAAAGAGAATGCCATATTCTTCGTTACAGCTTTGAGGGATGAATTCCGTAAATACTTGGAAAGCAATGGAGTTCACAATGTTACCTCATATAGATGTCAATCCTTGATTGCCCGCCTTAGAAGGCACTATGAAGTAGGTGGCAATTGTAATGGTTGTGCCACAGAAAGGATGTTCTAGCCTGATTTGCTCAGCAGAAATGAATGTTGGTTGCATGCTCTCAAAGTTGGAGGAACTTAAGGAGAAAACTGAAGAGACAGAGTATGAAGAAGAAAGTGATGATGAGTTGACACCAGATGACGCCATAGTCTCTTCCTACAACACTGCAAAGAGAATACGGAAGGAGCTCCAGGACCAATGTAAGCAGGCCCTGAAGGAAGCAAGAGAAGCCAGAACAGCTCAAGCCAGTGGAAGTCACCAGATGCCTGGAAGTATGACGGAAGACCCGTCACTGCAGCTAGAGATATCATACCTGGAGGCATCCTGAAGAGTGAGCTCTAACCTGTATAACCACCTGGCATGGATGATAACAAATGCATCTCCAGAGTTAGGTGAGGACGGCCGTGTGAAAATCAGTCCTAAGCAGCAAGAACAAGTTCTCAACCTTGCCCAGGATGTCTGCCAAGCAGTTGCCAAGATCCCAACACCGAAACACGTTGGGACAGCTTTGCACATCCTTAAGGAAACCAGAAGCAAGTCGACTGTATCACTCTTAAATAGATTTGGGAACAGTATCAGCTACAAAGAAGCACAGAGATATATTACAACAATGGCAATGGCAGTTGAAGAGCAGACAACTAGGGATGGTGCCTTCATACCAACGAACCTGAAGGTTGGACGATTCACACAGTTTGCATTTGATAACCTTGACTTCCAAGAGTACACAAAGGATGGACGAACACTGCATGGCACAACACACATCATATTCCAGTACAAGAATCCAGATGAAGACCCCACACCATTGGTTAGTTTACCTCTACTGAAAACCCGCCAACCAGCCCTGGATCTTCTCACTTTTCAGACCAAGCCACCTCAGTCTAAAAGATCGTCAAAAGAGTCGCTCCCTGGTTGGAGTTGAAACAGAGCCTAAGCTTCCTGTGTGTCTACAGAACCTCTGCACCTGAGCATCCTCTGGCATTTAGCTGCATAGCTGCCCTATTGTACTATTGGAGGACctgaaaccagttgtgctgctcCAACATGGAGTTCAGTCCAAGCATTTCTCATCCCAGATACCATCCCTGCAACTGTGATCAGCTATGGTCCCTTCTTCCCCAATCACCAACAAACCCAGATGTGGTTTGAACAGTCTGTTTCAGTAGCATGGATGTGTCGAGAAAACATGGTCAAGAGTATGCCATCATCACATGTGATCAAAAATCTATGAAGAATGCAAAGAGAGAAGTATGCCAAACTTATCTTGCGGATGGGTGGCTTCCATATTGCTCAGAATTTCCTTGGAGCCATTGGGCATTTGATGCAGTCCACTGGAATCGAAGACATCATGGTCGAAGCTGATGTCTGTCTCCGTGGAACAGCAAACAAAATCATCAGTGGGAAAGACTACTATGCAATGCTGCACGCCCACACTATGGTGTATGCAGCCATGTTTGCCCTACACTGGGAAGCATTTGCCAGATGGTTGGTCGATGAAGAGAAGGACCTGGAGTACATGTGTGTGCTTAGCAACAATGTTCAGCTACTCCTAGATGCCCTGTCAGAAGAGGATGTAGAGAAGGCAACTTCTGCGTGTGCTGATGCAACTGATCAACTTAAAAAGCTGACATGTTTGATGGCTGAGTTTGATGAAGCACGTACCTCACCTACCACAAAGTTATGGCTAATGTACATGGATATGGTGATGATTCTTAGACGGTTCGTCCATGCTGAGCGTGCAGGTCTGTGGGAGGAACACCTGGCTGAAGTGGAAAAGATGTTACCATACCTTGTAGCTGCTGGCCACTACAAGTATGTATCCTGCCTGCCCCACTACCTAGAAGCTATGAGAAGCTTGCCTACACTGGCTCCAAACATCTATAGTGAATTCAAGGATGGGAAGTTCACTGTATGTCAAATAGAAGGACGGTTCAATGGTGTCTGGACAGACATGGCACTTGAGAAAACCTACAACTGTGATGCCAAGACAAAACTCTTCACTGGCATCAGTCAGCAGCCAGCTGCCATGGAGAAATACTTGAAAGCTCTTCCAGTTCTGACAGCTGTGTCAGAGCAGACAAAGGCTATGGCACACCTGGATGCAGATGACACCAAACACCACAAGGACAAGGACAGCCAAGGTGCAAAGGAGGCAGAAGGTGTAAGGAAAATAACAGATGTCATCAACAACCAGATGATCAATCCTTTCACATGTGAAGAACAGGAGCTGATCAACATTTCAACAGGCCACAAAGCCACATCTGCTGATTTGATCTGTGCTCGTGAAAAAGGTCTGGAGGCTCTGGCTGCAGCAAGAAGAACAGACAGTGAGAAAGTAGCCCAAATTAAACTTTCAAACTTCACAGCAAAGCCAAAGAAGTCAATGTCCATGGCATTCAAAGCCAAAAAGGTCTATGAGGAGGAGAGTGCAGTTGTGCGGAACCTGTACTTTGTTCAGGACTTAGAGGAAGACAGGAAGGTGGAAGTGTTTGGCCATGAATGGACAAGTTGCCCAGCCTCCCTGTTTGAGCCAGATCCATCCCTTGACCAAAGTTATGCAATGCGTAAAGGAAACAGGCAGACTACCTGGCTGCAATCAAGACAGCCCTTGGCAGCTCATGGGGGGGAAGTGGACAAACTACCGCCGTCTGACAAGTCAAGGAGACTgttactgctgtggaacctccagaggtggcggcaactgctgcagaaccttcggaggtgtcagtagtatccatccatgaactctcGTCCTGCTCTGTCACGGCTAAGGAGGCCGTCTATGAACTCATTCCCTGCCCTGTCAGGGCCACAgaggccatccatgaactctcGTCCTACACTGTCACAGCCATGGAGACCGGCTGTGAACTCTCTAACTCCGGCCCCTGTCACATCTATGGAGGGGCCATGAGTGAACTTTCTACCTGCCTTATCATGGCCACAGAGACCACCATTAacctgtttatgttctctgttcCAGTCCCACCTAaccagacttgctctcctgtgctatCTACTCTGCTGTGGTGTGTCCtgctgctctgccctggtgggcttcttTCTGTCTCGTCTGGAGACTTGTCAAGGAGACTgttactgctgtggaacctccagaggtggcggcaactgCTGCAGAGCCTTCGGAGGTGTCAGTAGTATACATCCATGAACTCTCGTCCTGCTCAGGGCCAGAGCAGAGGACcagccctggtgggcttctgtctcatctgcttggctgtggtggtcctctgcttcGCCCTGGTGGGCTCCGGCTCCGACTGCTCCGCCCTGTTCCCCatgttaagcccaggaagggctcttGTTCCCCA
Coding sequences within:
- the LOC122140942 gene encoding uncharacterized protein LOC122140942, with the translated sequence MEPEFSTKQLERKLLSTNYTACIICQKTDSDAGPLQKLTNHGYPSLLYAVTNRKDDVSYRLDNQLKAQCDFLGRNPLWHTQCRAKYTNRKTVDQKRKKVEKPEGTSFEAELNPEPDNSRPYKKTRMSMPQPIKNKEKCFICGRARTTRGNRSLILIATYDRQNAVWEKANKLEDEEILHKIRGPDGNRCTDMIAEDFRYHKECMTNYLTKRLRSQEKTTTATTPYDAALNQLISWIDEPLFKENAIFFVTALRDEFRKYLESNGVHNVTSYRCQSLIARLRRHYEVGGNCNGCATERMF